From Candidatus Binatia bacterium, one genomic window encodes:
- the hpnE gene encoding hydroxysqualene dehydroxylase HpnE produces the protein MTEGRPKRVVVVGGGIAGMVTALGLADAGHAVRLLERRPFLGGRVYSFHDAELGRGLDNGQHAMLGCYRETLAFLDRLGVAGLLHWQGLRMEMREHGRRGVLRAGHVPAPFHLSRALLGYRLLSRTEQLGAMVAAVRLLDRWKRAPTRLAEQTVRGLLADLGQSESVSRRLWDPIAIAALNVHPTRACAALFAAVIERAFFGRARDAAIVLPGAPLAEIFGGPGEAALRQAGVEVCSRAALAHVDLDETGEVAGVRTRDGNAFDCDAVVLALPPRAVAGISIAGRLPVDVLGGWVDALQGTVPIVSAHVSVDHAVDLPEMVGLIGTTTQWLFHTDLFQSRGANVVGPSLLSCVTSDAGHLDGCDDREIARTTADEIGALVPELGPVDPKRIRIVREKHATIAATIEATAARPGTETTVPGLLLAGDWVDTGLPATIESAALSGRMAVTAVAAMPSVRSGAPRGACAA, from the coding sequence GTGACGGAAGGTCGTCCAAAGCGAGTCGTCGTCGTCGGCGGGGGAATTGCCGGCATGGTGACTGCGCTGGGCCTCGCGGACGCGGGCCATGCGGTCCGGCTACTCGAGCGGCGGCCCTTCCTCGGGGGGCGGGTCTACTCGTTTCACGACGCGGAGCTGGGCCGCGGTCTCGACAATGGGCAGCACGCGATGCTCGGCTGCTACCGCGAGACGCTCGCCTTCCTGGATCGGCTGGGCGTCGCAGGCCTCCTGCATTGGCAGGGGCTGCGCATGGAAATGCGAGAGCACGGTCGGCGCGGGGTCCTCCGGGCCGGTCATGTCCCGGCCCCGTTTCATCTCTCCCGCGCGCTCCTCGGCTATCGGTTGCTCTCGCGCACCGAGCAGTTGGGCGCGATGGTCGCTGCGGTGCGCTTGCTCGATCGCTGGAAGCGCGCGCCGACGCGGCTTGCGGAACAGACGGTGCGCGGGCTCCTCGCGGATCTCGGGCAGTCCGAATCCGTGAGCCGCCGGCTCTGGGATCCGATCGCGATCGCGGCCCTGAACGTTCACCCCACCCGGGCGTGTGCCGCACTTTTTGCCGCCGTGATCGAGAGGGCCTTCTTTGGGCGTGCGCGCGATGCGGCGATCGTCTTGCCGGGGGCGCCGCTCGCGGAGATCTTCGGTGGGCCCGGTGAAGCCGCGCTCCGCCAGGCCGGCGTCGAGGTGTGCTCCCGCGCGGCTCTCGCGCACGTGGATCTCGACGAAACGGGGGAGGTCGCGGGCGTACGGACGCGCGATGGCAACGCGTTCGACTGCGATGCCGTCGTTCTGGCGCTGCCGCCGCGCGCGGTAGCCGGCATTTCGATCGCAGGGAGGCTGCCGGTCGACGTGTTGGGCGGGTGGGTGGATGCTCTCCAGGGCACCGTGCCGATCGTCTCGGCGCACGTTTCCGTCGATCACGCCGTCGACCTGCCCGAGATGGTGGGTCTCATCGGCACGACGACGCAGTGGCTGTTCCACACGGACCTGTTTCAGTCGCGCGGCGCGAATGTCGTGGGCCCGTCCCTCCTAAGTTGCGTGACCAGCGACGCGGGGCATCTCGATGGCTGCGATGACCGGGAGATCGCGCGGACGACGGCGGACGAGATCGGCGCTCTGGTGCCGGAGCTCGGTCCGGTCGACCCGAAGCGCATCCGCATCGTCCGCGAGAAGCATGCGACCATCGCGGCGACGATCGAGGCCACTGCGGCTCGTCCGGGAACGGAGACGACGGTGCCGGGCCTGCTCCTGGCCGGCGATTGGGTGGACACCGGCCTCCCGGCGACGATCGAGAGCGCGGCGCTCAGTGGTCGTATGGCGGTGACGGCGGTTGCTGCAATGCCGTCCGTACGGAGCGGGGCTCCGCGGGGAGCGTGTGCGGCATGA
- the hpnD gene encoding presqualene diphosphate synthase HpnD, with protein MTAPTLASVAHGFSLAPRRSLQDDLARCRAIVEGSGSSFHFAFYLLPQAKRDALCAVYAFCRAADDIADAAGVSAPADRLEAWGREVERAFAGRPVHSIGRALSWAIDSFALPRKPFFDLIDGVASDLTTDRYETAEQLEGYCYHVASTVGLLCVRIFGAGRGVADDYAVSLGKAFQITNILRDVGEDAERGRIYLPLEDLASVGCQPETLLERRALPEVGRLVALEVSRARALYAQAGAALPEDPVLRRDLAPAEAMHRIYASLLDRVEETGARVVDTRARVPSSSRAWLAMRAWAGGVRAA; from the coding sequence ATGACGGCCCCAACTCTGGCGTCGGTTGCGCATGGCTTCTCACTCGCGCCTCGGAGGTCCCTCCAGGACGATCTCGCACGTTGTCGAGCTATCGTAGAGGGAAGCGGCTCGAGCTTTCACTTTGCGTTCTATCTGCTGCCGCAGGCCAAGCGTGATGCGCTGTGTGCGGTGTACGCGTTCTGCCGTGCGGCGGATGACATCGCCGACGCGGCGGGAGTCAGTGCGCCTGCCGACCGCTTAGAAGCGTGGGGGCGCGAGGTGGAGCGGGCGTTCGCCGGTCGGCCGGTGCATTCGATCGGTCGGGCTCTGTCCTGGGCGATCGACTCCTTCGCGCTGCCCCGAAAACCCTTCTTCGATCTGATCGACGGTGTCGCGAGCGATCTCACGACCGACCGATACGAGACGGCCGAACAGCTCGAAGGCTACTGCTACCACGTCGCATCGACGGTCGGTCTTCTGTGCGTCCGCATCTTCGGGGCCGGGCGCGGGGTCGCCGACGACTACGCGGTGTCGTTGGGCAAGGCCTTTCAGATTACGAACATCCTTCGCGACGTGGGAGAGGACGCGGAGCGGGGTCGAATCTACCTTCCGCTCGAGGACCTCGCCTCGGTGGGCTGTCAGCCCGAGACCCTTCTCGAGCGTCGCGCCCTGCCGGAAGTCGGACGGCTCGTTGCTCTCGAGGTGTCGCGCGCGCGTGCGTTATACGCGCAAGCGGGCGCAGCGCTTCCCGAGGACCCGGTGCTTCGCCGCGACTTGGCGCCGGCGGAGGCAATGCATCGGATCTACGCGAGTCTCTTGGACCGAGTGGAAGAGACCGGTGCCCGGGTGGTCGACACGCGGGCGCGGGTGCCGTCCTCTTCGCGGGCCTGGTTGGCGATGCGCGCGTGGGCCGGGGGCGTACGCGCGGCGTGA
- a CDS encoding DUF3604 domain-containing protein, translating to MLRRMSLVLIALAVAGCATEPPSAGKITGAARSPDTISERDRIQARAAANVARPASVSPTARKNKQILFGDLHVHSTFSTDAFIYSLPIFNGEGAHPPADACDFARYCSGLDFFSINDHAEGLTPQLWEETKESIRQCNDLAGDPANPDMVAFTGWEWTQSGRTPETHFGHKNILFPGTADDELPARPISSIDIATYEEERPPPGFVMHGAAAGARLFGYPRYADLVSLLGRLAEAPACAHDVDTKELPAECKEAAATPEVLFRKLDEWNLESLVIPHGLAWGIHAPPGARLDAQLTRAQHDPDRQRLVEISSGHGNSEEFRDVPEYVVGDDGRRVCPEPTKDYLPCCWRAGEIMRERCGDLPPEECDRRVERAKQFALEGGVGPDLVFPDTRGADWLDCDQCRDCFKPAMTLRPGMTAQYGAAVTNFDERDDAGDPLQFRFGFISSTDNHASRPGTGYKQYDRTIMTDSRGLTDATTEERVRSWLGPDQESATTPQSVRPSRLFELFDTERKASFMYPGGVVAVHAGSRDRRAIWDALMRREVYGTTGPRILLWFDLVNKPDLPSPMGSEVVLSENPRFDVRAVGSFRQRPGCPDEARVSLSAKRLHSLCRDECYHPSDERHRITAIEIVRIRPQSRAGEPIAPLIEDPWRRFDCPDAPAGCRVEFQDPEYAESQRSAVYYARALQQPTLAINGAGLRTEFDTQGRAIATTQCHGGFGTPAGDDCLAPVSERAWSSPIYVDPPSR from the coding sequence ATGCTCCGCCGCATGTCGTTGGTCCTGATTGCACTCGCCGTGGCTGGTTGCGCAACCGAACCGCCCAGCGCCGGCAAAATTACCGGCGCGGCCCGGTCGCCCGACACGATCTCGGAGCGCGACCGAATCCAAGCGCGAGCCGCGGCGAACGTCGCGCGGCCTGCATCGGTGTCGCCGACCGCACGAAAGAACAAGCAGATCCTCTTCGGAGACCTCCACGTCCATTCGACGTTCTCGACTGATGCCTTCATCTACTCGCTCCCGATCTTCAACGGAGAAGGAGCGCACCCACCGGCGGACGCGTGTGACTTCGCGCGCTACTGTTCGGGACTCGACTTCTTCTCCATCAACGATCACGCCGAAGGGCTCACGCCGCAGCTGTGGGAAGAGACGAAGGAGAGCATCCGGCAATGCAACGATCTCGCCGGAGATCCCGCGAACCCCGACATGGTTGCGTTTACCGGCTGGGAGTGGACCCAGAGCGGCCGAACACCCGAGACGCACTTCGGCCACAAGAACATCCTCTTCCCCGGGACGGCCGACGACGAGCTTCCCGCCCGACCGATCTCGTCGATCGACATCGCGACCTACGAGGAAGAGCGCCCACCGCCCGGGTTCGTCATGCATGGTGCGGCCGCCGGTGCACGCCTCTTCGGCTATCCGCGATACGCCGACCTCGTGTCCTTGCTGGGCCGTCTCGCCGAGGCACCCGCGTGCGCCCACGACGTCGACACGAAGGAACTGCCCGCGGAATGCAAAGAGGCCGCCGCCACGCCGGAGGTCCTCTTCCGCAAGCTCGACGAATGGAACCTCGAGAGTCTGGTGATTCCACACGGCCTCGCCTGGGGGATCCACGCGCCTCCGGGAGCTCGCCTCGACGCACAGCTCACACGTGCGCAACACGACCCCGACCGACAGCGACTCGTCGAGATCAGTTCGGGCCACGGGAACAGCGAAGAGTTTCGCGACGTTCCCGAGTACGTGGTCGGCGACGACGGACGAAGGGTCTGCCCCGAGCCAACGAAGGACTATCTCCCCTGCTGTTGGCGGGCCGGAGAGATCATGCGCGAACGCTGCGGCGACCTCCCCCCCGAGGAATGCGACCGCCGCGTCGAACGAGCAAAGCAATTCGCGCTCGAGGGCGGGGTCGGTCCCGACCTCGTGTTCCCAGACACCCGCGGCGCCGACTGGCTCGACTGCGATCAATGCCGCGACTGCTTCAAGCCCGCCATGACGCTCCGGCCGGGGATGACCGCCCAATACGGCGCCGCCGTCACCAACTTCGACGAACGCGACGACGCCGGTGACCCGCTCCAGTTCCGATTCGGCTTCATCAGCTCCACCGACAACCACGCGTCGCGACCTGGAACCGGCTACAAACAGTACGACCGCACGATCATGACCGACTCCCGCGGCCTGACCGACGCGACCACCGAAGAACGCGTCCGGAGTTGGCTCGGCCCCGATCAGGAAAGCGCGACCACTCCCCAATCCGTTCGTCCCAGCCGGCTCTTCGAGCTCTTCGATACCGAGCGGAAGGCCAGCTTCATGTATCCCGGCGGCGTGGTCGCGGTGCATGCCGGCAGTCGCGACCGGCGCGCGATCTGGGATGCGCTGATGCGCCGCGAGGTCTACGGGACCACCGGGCCGCGAATCCTGCTGTGGTTCGATCTCGTCAACAAACCCGACCTCCCCTCCCCGATGGGGAGCGAGGTCGTGCTCTCCGAGAACCCCCGCTTCGACGTCCGGGCCGTCGGCTCGTTCCGGCAACGCCCCGGGTGTCCCGACGAGGCGCGGGTCAGCCTCTCGGCCAAGCGCCTCCATTCGCTGTGCCGCGATGAGTGCTACCACCCCAGCGACGAACGTCACCGGATCACGGCCATCGAGATCGTGAGGATCCGACCACAGAGCCGAGCCGGCGAGCCGATCGCTCCGTTGATCGAAGACCCCTGGCGACGTTTCGATTGCCCGGACGCTCCAGCAGGCTGCCGCGTGGAGTTCCAAGACCCCGAGTACGCCGAGTCTCAGCGCAGTGCGGTGTATTACGCACGCGCGCTGCAGCAACCGACGCTGGCGATCAACGGCGCTGGGCTACGAACCGAGTTCGATACGCAGGGGCGCGCGATCGCGACCACCCAATGCCACGGTGGGTTCGGGACACCCGCCGGCGACGATTGCCTCGCTCCCGTGAGCGAGCGAGCGTGGTCGTCCCCGATCTACGTCGACCCGCCTTCGCGCTGA
- a CDS encoding TetR family transcriptional regulator, producing MTEVREQSSERIEHAATALFAEHGFGAVGVRDIARMAEVPVSAISYYFGSKEGLYRECTRKLTHEFVGEARESLDSGANLSELLAHHLEFGGGDSRLIKMWLDIQLSGEPDACAYSNREILGPIWGILSEALETDGDVTLDRRLGVLSFFGAVILGAILTDDQMASLTESPPAAAREKWRDEILDRFKGAGLVVEALQVAK from the coding sequence ATGACAGAAGTACGAGAGCAGTCCTCCGAACGCATTGAGCATGCAGCTACAGCTCTCTTCGCAGAGCATGGCTTCGGCGCGGTCGGAGTGCGCGACATCGCGAGGATGGCCGAGGTGCCGGTCAGCGCGATCAGCTACTACTTCGGTTCGAAAGAAGGGCTCTACCGCGAGTGTACGCGCAAGCTCACGCACGAGTTCGTCGGGGAAGCGCGGGAGAGCCTCGACTCGGGCGCGAACTTGAGCGAGTTGCTCGCGCACCACCTCGAGTTCGGGGGCGGCGACTCGCGCTTGATCAAGATGTGGTTGGACATCCAGCTGTCCGGCGAGCCCGACGCGTGCGCGTACTCGAATCGGGAGATCCTCGGCCCGATCTGGGGGATCCTGTCCGAAGCTCTCGAGACCGATGGCGACGTGACGCTGGATCGGAGGCTCGGCGTGCTCTCGTTCTTCGGGGCCGTGATCCTCGGAGCCATCCTCACGGACGATCAGATGGCGTCTCTCACCGAGTCGCCGCCTGCCGCGGCCCGGGAGAAGTGGCGCGACGAGATCCTCGATCGGTTCAAGGGTGCAGGCTTGGTCGTAGAGGCGCTCCAAGTCGCCAAGTAG
- the hpnC gene encoding squalene synthase HpnC: MSEELERAYAHCDQIARSHYENFLIGSRLLPKADRRHLAALYAFARGADDIADEPDFAGDRRAALDAWERELDEALLARPAGPVFRAVAHTVQERRLSAEPLRALLRAFRYDVDFQPFRDFDALRAYCRDSANPVGQLVLGLFGVCDARSVALSDDVCTGLQLANFWQDLSVDLAHGRSYLPIAEIEAFEGAGAALADRSTNHGFDGLLSLQLERARYFLSAGEELATRLPLRAAIEVQMFAGGGLRIVDRIEELRGRILTERPKLRRADFARIFTGSVVRSVFPGTKALDPRTSARSRRARPKGVV, from the coding sequence ATGAGCGAAGAGCTCGAGCGCGCGTACGCGCACTGCGACCAGATCGCGCGCTCGCACTACGAGAACTTCCTGATTGGTTCTCGGCTGCTTCCGAAGGCGGACCGGCGCCACCTTGCGGCGCTGTACGCGTTCGCCCGAGGCGCCGACGACATCGCCGACGAGCCGGATTTCGCGGGAGACCGACGAGCGGCGCTCGACGCATGGGAGCGCGAGCTCGATGAGGCGCTGCTCGCTCGCCCGGCCGGGCCGGTGTTCCGCGCAGTCGCGCATACCGTCCAGGAGCGCCGGCTCAGTGCCGAGCCCCTGCGCGCTCTCCTTCGTGCGTTTCGTTACGATGTCGACTTTCAACCCTTCCGGGATTTCGACGCGCTACGCGCGTACTGCCGGGATTCCGCGAATCCCGTCGGGCAGTTGGTCCTGGGCCTGTTCGGAGTCTGCGACGCGCGCTCGGTTGCTCTGTCCGACGACGTTTGTACCGGGCTGCAGCTCGCAAACTTCTGGCAGGACCTGTCGGTGGATCTCGCCCACGGGCGTTCGTACCTCCCGATCGCGGAAATCGAGGCCTTCGAAGGGGCGGGCGCGGCGCTCGCGGATCGGTCGACCAATCACGGATTCGACGGGCTTCTTTCGTTGCAGTTGGAGCGCGCGCGTTACTTCCTCTCCGCCGGAGAGGAGCTCGCAACCCGGTTGCCGCTGCGTGCTGCAATCGAAGTGCAGATGTTCGCGGGCGGCGGCCTGCGGATCGTAGACCGGATAGAGGAGCTGCGTGGACGGATTCTCACGGAACGTCCCAAGTTACGGCGGGCAGACTTCGCACGGATTTTCACCGGGAGCGTCGTTCGCTCGGTCTTCCCTGGCACGAAGGCGCTCGATCCTCGGACCAGCGCGCGTTCCCGTCGGGCGCGCCCGAAGGGAGTGGTATGA
- a CDS encoding glycosyltransferase, with protein MTVALAAISLLAWLYLCFCHGRFWVGSERLDDGDPNPRHWPDVVAVVPARDEADVVERSIGSLLRQEYPGRFAIILVDDESRDDTATRAERLPDRQGRLTVARTPPRPSGWVGKMWAVHIGVQAARRLWPAAEYVLLTDADVEHSPRNLAQLIRRAESRGLDLTSLMVKLDAARGWSRLLIPAFVYFFAQLYPFPRVNDPEARTAGAAGGCMLVRSRALERIGGMEALKGEVIDDCALGRAVKRGGPIWLGLTTTETSIRPYTGLDDIWAMVARSAYTQLGYNPLLAVGTVVGLALLFVVPVVATLGWIVHGDALVALLGAGAWAVMGATFVPTLSLYHPGPMAAVWATALPLAGAVYGAMTLDSVRRHYTGKGAEWKGRVGAGADAASEKEAKVRSSGAS; from the coding sequence ATGACGGTAGCGCTCGCCGCGATCTCGCTGCTGGCGTGGCTCTACCTGTGCTTCTGCCACGGCCGCTTCTGGGTCGGCTCCGAACGCCTGGACGACGGGGATCCCAATCCGCGGCACTGGCCGGATGTCGTGGCCGTCGTGCCGGCGCGCGACGAGGCCGACGTGGTGGAGCGATCGATCGGCTCGCTTCTTCGTCAGGAATACCCGGGGCGCTTCGCCATTATTTTGGTGGACGATGAGAGTCGCGACGACACGGCGACCCGAGCCGAGCGACTCCCGGACCGGCAGGGACGGCTTACCGTCGCCCGCACGCCGCCCCGGCCGTCGGGCTGGGTGGGCAAGATGTGGGCGGTCCACATTGGCGTGCAGGCAGCCCGGCGCTTGTGGCCTGCGGCCGAGTACGTCCTGCTGACCGACGCCGACGTCGAGCACAGTCCGCGCAACCTCGCGCAGCTCATCCGTCGCGCGGAGAGCCGCGGTCTGGATTTGACTTCTCTCATGGTCAAGCTCGATGCAGCGCGGGGCTGGTCACGCTTGCTCATCCCGGCGTTCGTGTACTTCTTCGCCCAGCTCTACCCGTTCCCGCGTGTGAACGATCCGGAGGCGCGCACGGCGGGCGCCGCTGGTGGATGCATGTTGGTGCGGAGCCGGGCTCTCGAACGCATCGGGGGGATGGAGGCGTTGAAGGGCGAGGTCATCGACGACTGCGCGCTCGGCCGGGCGGTGAAGCGCGGTGGTCCTATCTGGCTCGGCCTCACCACTACCGAGACGAGCATCCGTCCGTACACCGGCCTGGACGATATTTGGGCCATGGTCGCACGGAGTGCGTACACCCAACTCGGATACAATCCGTTGCTCGCCGTCGGGACCGTGGTCGGGCTCGCGCTTCTCTTCGTCGTGCCGGTCGTCGCTACGCTGGGATGGATCGTGCACGGCGACGCCCTAGTGGCACTGCTCGGCGCCGGCGCGTGGGCGGTCATGGGAGCGACGTTTGTTCCGACGCTCTCTTTGTACCACCCAGGCCCCATGGCGGCGGTTTGGGCGACGGCGCTCCCGCTCGCGGGCGCGGTCTACGGCGCGATGACGCTGGACTCCGTCCGCCGGCACTACACGGGCAAGGGAGCGGAGTGGAAGGGCCGCGTCGGCGCGGGGGCCGACGCGGCGTCTGAGAAGGAGGCGAAGGTCAGGAGCTCTGGTGCGAGCTGA
- the hpnH gene encoding adenosyl-hopene transferase HpnH encodes MRYPLHIATDMARWQVKNKIQGNERYPIVLMLEPLYACNLACIGCSPERHTGDLKDRMPLEECLAAVDECGAPVVSICGGEPTMYPEIVELIDACIARKKQVILCTNGILLDRFYKKAKPHPRLLVNVHLDGMRETHDTICARTGVFDKAIAGIEEGIRRGFVVSTNTTVFRETSMDEIEEMLDLLTGLGVQGVLLSPGYHYEALADRDHFLFLDEIHRKFKRVLQLSKSYAVSSTPLFLEFAAGLRDYPCTPWGNPTRTPLGWKGPCYLIGERHYATWDEYWNGVDWDYWEKRSDPRCQNCKMHSGFEPSVVRHLGSNARDLWTMAKFQFGRVPRTKRVSSHQSS; translated from the coding sequence ATGAGGTACCCGCTGCACATCGCCACGGACATGGCCCGCTGGCAGGTCAAGAACAAGATACAGGGGAACGAGCGTTACCCCATCGTCCTGATGCTCGAGCCCTTGTACGCATGCAACCTCGCCTGCATCGGCTGCTCTCCCGAGCGCCACACCGGCGACCTCAAAGACCGTATGCCGCTCGAGGAATGCCTCGCCGCGGTGGACGAGTGCGGAGCACCCGTCGTATCGATCTGCGGCGGCGAGCCCACGATGTACCCGGAGATCGTCGAACTGATCGATGCCTGCATCGCTCGCAAGAAGCAGGTCATCCTGTGTACCAACGGGATCCTTCTCGATCGCTTCTATAAAAAGGCGAAGCCGCACCCGCGACTGCTCGTGAACGTCCATCTCGACGGGATGCGAGAAACACACGACACCATCTGCGCGCGCACCGGCGTCTTCGACAAGGCCATCGCCGGGATCGAAGAAGGGATCCGACGCGGCTTCGTCGTCTCGACCAACACGACGGTCTTCCGCGAAACGAGCATGGACGAGATCGAGGAGATGCTCGACTTGCTCACCGGACTCGGCGTCCAGGGCGTGCTCCTCTCCCCAGGCTACCACTACGAGGCGCTCGCCGATCGCGACCACTTCTTGTTCCTCGACGAGATCCACCGGAAGTTCAAGCGCGTTCTGCAGCTCTCGAAGTCGTACGCCGTCTCGTCGACGCCGCTGTTCCTCGAGTTCGCCGCGGGCCTCCGCGACTACCCGTGCACACCCTGGGGCAACCCGACGCGGACCCCGCTCGGCTGGAAGGGCCCCTGCTATCTCATCGGCGAGCGACACTACGCCACCTGGGACGAGTACTGGAACGGCGTCGACTGGGACTACTGGGAGAAGCGAAGCGATCCCCGGTGCCAGAATTGCAAGATGCACTCCGGCTTCGAGCCGTCGGTCGTCCGGCATCTCGGCAGCAACGCCCGCGACCTCTGGACCATGGCGAAGTTCCAGTTCGGCCGCGTGCCGCGCACCAAGCGCGTCAGCTCGCACCAGAGCTCCTGA
- a CDS encoding alcohol dehydrogenase catalytic domain-containing protein yields MKALVFDVKIEEITQLIQETQADKEAYLGEHSPISLEEVPDASVPFADWVVLETRLCGICGSDYKQVFIDFEGIDSPLATFTTFPQVLGHEVVATVAEKGSAVEGLEVGQRVALNPWLSCAPRGITPICEACEEGQFSLCVNFKRGRLAPGIHTGTCRDASGGFAPRLPAHESMAIPVPDGVSDDEAVLADPFSVSLHSVLRNPPNRGDIVVVYGCGTLGLCAIEILNKLFDCRIYAITRFEHQERLARQLGAIETIPWRPTEDIISRFADITDAREVLPAVVGIPALPMLYGSRGVRVIYNTVGTAESIEVAVRIAGSRSTVVLSGVDTPARFEWSPHYFKEINLVGSNAFGYEEFEGKNQHAMRHYFDLVEQGRVDVTPIISHRFPLDDYRKAFLYAHNQGDHDAVKILFDFGSPA; encoded by the coding sequence ATGAAAGCGCTCGTGTTCGATGTGAAGATCGAGGAGATCACGCAGCTCATCCAGGAGACCCAGGCGGACAAGGAAGCGTACCTGGGAGAGCACTCGCCCATTTCGCTCGAAGAGGTTCCGGACGCAAGCGTGCCCTTCGCGGACTGGGTGGTGCTCGAGACGCGGCTTTGCGGGATCTGCGGAAGCGACTACAAGCAGGTCTTCATCGACTTCGAAGGGATCGACTCGCCGCTCGCCACGTTCACGACGTTTCCGCAGGTGCTCGGTCACGAGGTCGTGGCGACGGTCGCCGAGAAGGGCTCGGCGGTCGAAGGTCTGGAGGTCGGGCAACGCGTGGCCCTCAACCCCTGGCTCTCGTGCGCCCCCCGCGGAATCACACCCATCTGCGAGGCCTGCGAAGAGGGGCAGTTCTCACTGTGCGTGAACTTCAAACGGGGACGCCTCGCGCCGGGGATCCACACCGGCACCTGCCGCGACGCCTCGGGCGGTTTCGCTCCGCGCCTCCCCGCGCACGAGAGCATGGCCATCCCCGTCCCCGACGGCGTGAGCGACGATGAAGCCGTTCTCGCAGACCCATTCTCCGTGAGCCTCCACTCCGTCCTGCGGAACCCGCCGAATCGCGGCGACATCGTCGTCGTCTACGGGTGCGGCACTCTCGGACTCTGCGCGATCGAGATCCTGAACAAGCTCTTCGACTGCCGCATCTACGCAATCACCCGGTTCGAGCACCAGGAGCGTCTCGCGCGCCAGCTTGGTGCGATCGAGACCATCCCCTGGCGTCCGACCGAGGACATCATCTCCCGGTTCGCCGACATCACGGATGCACGCGAAGTGCTCCCGGCCGTCGTGGGCATTCCCGCGCTACCGATGCTCTACGGTAGTCGCGGTGTACGGGTGATCTACAACACTGTCGGGACCGCGGAGAGCATCGAAGTCGCGGTTCGAATCGCTGGGTCCCGCTCCACCGTCGTTCTCTCGGGAGTCGATACGCCCGCCCGATTCGAGTGGTCGCCCCACTACTTCAAGGAGATCAACCTCGTCGGCTCGAATGCCTTCGGATACGAGGAGTTCGAGGGCAAGAACCAGCACGCCATGCGACACTATTTCGACCTGGTCGAACAGGGGCGGGTCGACGTCACGCCCATTATCTCGCACCGCTTCCCGCTCGACGACTATCGGAAGGCCTTCCTTTACGCCCACAACCAAGGCGATCACGATGCGGTGAAAATTCTCTTCGACTTCGGCTCTCCGGCCTAA
- a CDS encoding lysophospholipid acyltransferase family protein has protein sequence MAERPPESEAYIAPPFEPLPRDVLRGFEHVTVPVGEAINTWPRLKTFAASFGYHVPRNFVTWVTSQRWQNYGLENLASLRAKRGVILVSNHRSFFDMYVAACAVFTHGNFIERLYFPVRSNFFYDKPAGALVNWVMSGYAMWPPMFRDDRKAALNRIGLSQMAYALSTPGGVLGIHPEGTRQKGDDPYVLGPARPGVGHLIEQCHEDTMILPFFTLGLGNDFGRELKLRLQSDPGPDIRMHWGSGIRCQDLRDRSDGPQDMADNLLQIVHDLGQQDRAVVGRARR, from the coding sequence GTGGCTGAGCGACCGCCCGAATCCGAAGCGTACATCGCTCCCCCTTTCGAGCCCCTCCCGCGAGACGTTCTTCGAGGCTTCGAGCACGTAACCGTTCCGGTCGGAGAGGCGATCAATACGTGGCCCCGCCTGAAGACGTTCGCTGCTTCGTTCGGCTACCACGTGCCACGCAACTTCGTGACTTGGGTGACCAGCCAACGGTGGCAGAACTATGGGCTCGAGAACCTCGCGAGCCTACGCGCCAAGCGCGGCGTCATCCTCGTGTCGAACCATCGATCGTTCTTCGACATGTATGTCGCCGCGTGCGCCGTGTTCACCCACGGCAACTTCATCGAGCGGCTGTACTTCCCGGTGCGTTCGAACTTCTTCTACGACAAACCCGCCGGCGCACTCGTGAACTGGGTGATGAGCGGCTACGCGATGTGGCCGCCGATGTTCCGCGACGACCGGAAGGCCGCGCTGAACCGCATCGGACTCAGCCAGATGGCCTACGCTCTCTCAACCCCCGGTGGGGTGCTCGGCATCCATCCGGAGGGAACTCGCCAGAAAGGCGATGACCCCTACGTTCTCGGCCCGGCCCGGCCCGGCGTGGGCCATCTGATCGAACAGTGCCACGAAGACACGATGATCCTGCCCTTCTTCACCTTGGGACTCGGGAACGACTTCGGGCGGGAACTGAAGCTTCGTCTCCAGAGTGATCCGGGGCCCGACATCCGGATGCACTGGGGCTCCGGAATCCGCTGCCAGGACCTCCGCGACCGCTCCGACGGGCCGCAAGACATGGCCGACAACCTACTTCAGATCGTGCACGACCTCGGGCAACAGGACCGCGCTGTGGTCGGCCGCGCGCGGCGCTAG